The Candidatus Woesearchaeota archaeon DNA segment GAGCTATAATTTCTATCTCGCATATTTACTTACACCCTGTCCTGTTTTAAAATGCCAGAAAACAAATCACAAAAGCACTTTAGAAAAAGCCTTTTTTTAAATCTGTTATCCAACATTTTCTAATCTTAGCCTTCTAAGCTAATGAGCTTATTTTTTATTATTGAGTATTTAAACATTGCTGAAAATAAAGATGTTTTCTGCCTTGAAAAAATGGGATATATTAAAATGTATACTGATTATTTCTCTTTAAGGAATAGTTCTTTGCGATAGATTTATAAAACCCCTTTTGACTTCCTCCCTAAATGGAACGGGAAAACAGCGAACTTGAATACAAACAGGTAATAATAGTAAGGAATGAGCTTCACATGCCGAAGGGCAAGCTTGCTGCGCAGGTGAGCCATGCCTCTCTTGATGCTGCATTGAATACTGACAAGAGGATTCTGGAAAACTGGCACTCAAACGGGGGGAAAAAGGTTATCCTTAAAGTTGAGACTGAAAAGGAGCTCCTGAGATATTTCCAGATGGCAAAGGATGAGGGGCTTGTCGCTGTTCTCATAATTGATGCCGGAAGAACTTTCCTCCAGCCGGGAACCAAGAGCTGCGTGGGGATTGGGCCTGCATTAAGCAGCAAAATTGACACAATAACCGGGCATCTTGCAATGCTTTAAAGAATTTTAATATTTTTTTACTCTTCTTCGCAGTCTGAAACTTCAAGAAGGCCAGATTCTTTAACTCTTTTGCTTTTCCTCTCTATTTCATCAAGAATTT contains these protein-coding regions:
- the pth2 gene encoding peptidyl-tRNA hydrolase Pth2, yielding MERENSELEYKQVIIVRNELHMPKGKLAAQVSHASLDAALNTDKRILENWHSNGGKKVILKVETEKELLRYFQMAKDEGLVAVLIIDAGRTFLQPGTKSCVGIGPALSSKIDTITGHLAML